Sequence from the Microbacterium sp. 1.5R genome:
CTGGCCGCGCCCGCAGGTGTCTGAGATCACCTGGACGTGGTCGGCCGATGCGACTGCGCTGTGGGCGTCCGCCGAGGGAGGCGTCGGGGGAGCCGGTCAGTTCTACCGTGCGCTCGACGACACCGATCGGCGCTCGTTCCGCGCGGCCTTCGAGCTCGTGTGCGCCGAGCGGTCGATCGCCGGACGCCTGCCGCTGGCGCATTCTGCGGCGGTCGCCGTCGCGCCGCGAGGCTGAGACCGCCCAGGGCAGAATGCCCAGGGCTCCCCGGTGCCGCGACCGCCTCCGTGAGCGCGGCACCGAGGAGCACCTGAATCGCGGCGATCAGGTGTACCAGGTCGGCTCAGGCACCTCGTTGCGCAGCACGTAGTCGCCGACCTCCCGCTTCTTGTACGCGATCGGGTCGTGCAGGCTGTGCGTGCGCAGGTTGCGCCAGAAGATGTCGAGGCCGACCGAATTGGCCGAGGCCCTGGCGCCGGTGAGCTCGTAGATCTTCGTGGCGACCTCCAGGCCGTCGTCGACGATGCGCAGCTTCCCCGCCGCGATGCGCACGGCGATCTCGCCACGTCGACGTGCAGTGAGTTCTTCGCGCGGGGCGTGCAGCACCGCACTGATCTCGGCGCCCACGGCATCGAGCAGCGCTTCGTCGGCCCACAGCTTCGATGCCAGCTCGCCATAGCCTTCGAGCAGATACCACTCGTCTGTCGCGTGCTGCTTGTCATCGCCGCCGTACGGCCACGGGCGGGTCACAGATCGCGTGTAGGCGGATGCCGTCTCGAGGGCGCCCTGTGCGATGCCGAGGTAGAAGTTCGCGAAGACGAGCTGGATGGTCGGCACGTTCAGAGTGTTGTAGGTCAAGGGGCGGAACACCCGGTCGACGAAGCCGGCTGCCGCCGCCCAGGGGACGCGGACGTCGCGGATCTCGACCGAGCCCGATTCGGTGAGTCGCTGCCCCAGGTTGTCCCAGTCGTCTCCGAAGACGATCCCCTCCTGAGCCGTGGGGACGATCGCGAAGATGTGCGTCTCGGTGCCTTCGAGGACGCCTTCGAGGACGGTCAGGTCCGAGATCTGGCCGCCCGTCGAGAAGGACTTGCGCCCGGAGAACACGAGATCATCGCCGTCTTCGCGGATCACCAAGTCGGAGTCGCGCGGGTTGACCGCGCCGCCGAAGACGAAGTCGTTCGCGGTGTACAGCTCCTCGACCGCGGCGATCTGCTCTTCGGTTCCGACGAGACGGGCCGCCCACGCCCAGAGGTAGTGATACCCGAGGACCTGTCCGATCGACCCGTCGCCGCGGGCCACCGCCCTGATCACCTTGTAGGCGGTGTCCCAGCTCTCACCGGCGCCGCCGTGGGCGCGAGGGCCGAGCAGGGTGACCAGCCCCGAGTCCTTGAGCAGCTGGACCTCGGCCCGAGGGGTCGCATTCGCGCGGTCCCGCTCGACGGCATCCACCGCGAGGATGTCGGCCACCTCCTCGGCGCGGTCGATCCACTCGAGGCTGGTCTGAGGTCTTGGCGTGCCGCGCCAGCGATCGCTGAGGCCCGTCGTCACTGCATCCGTGATTGTCATGTTGTCACCCTTCCGGTTGGTCGATGCGGCAACGATAGGAGCGCGTCGGCGTCGAATGCGGGTTGTTACCCAGGGTGAGGGACTGTTACCCACGGTGACCCCTCCTGAGCGGCCCGCGACCGCTGGCGATCGGGGAGGTCGAGACGCCACCCGGCAACTAGAATCGAGGGGATATGGCTACCCCGCACCCCCTCACCACGACCGCCAGCGGCTCCGACGTACGCGTCCGCTTCTGCCCCTCGCCCACCGGACTGCCGCACGTCGGCATGGTCCGCACGGCCCTCTTCAACTGGGCGTACGCCCGCCACAACGGCGGGAAGATGGTGTTCCGCATCGAGGACACCGACGCCGCGCGCGACAGTGAGGAGAGCTTCCGCCAGCTCGTCGACGCTCTGACCTGGCTCAAGATCGACTGGGATGAGGGCGTCGAGGTCGGAGGGCCGCATGCCCCGTACCGCCAGTCCGAGCGTCACGACATCTATCGCGGCGTGATCGACAAGCTCCTCGCCTCCGGCGCCCTGTACGAGAGCTTCTCCACGGCGGAGGAGATCGACGCCCGCAACGAGGCGGCCGGACGCGCGAAGCAGCTCGGCTACGACAATCACGACCGGGATCTCACGACCGAGCAGAAGGACGCCTTCCGCGCGGAGGGTCGTCAGCCGGCACTCCGACTGCGCGTGCCGGACGAGGACCTCACCTACGTCGATCTGATCCGCGGTGAGGTGACCTTCCCCGCCGGTTCCTTCCCGGACTTCGTGGTGGTGCGTCCGAACGGGATCCCGCTCTACACGTTCGTGAATCCCGTCGACGACGCGCTCATGGGCATCACGCACGTTCTGCGCGGCGAAGACCTGATGCCCTCCACGGCTCGTCAGCTCGCGCTGTACGCGGCCCTGATCGACGCCGGCGTCACCACGTTCGTCCCGCGGTTCGCTCACATGCCGCTCGTGCTCGGCGAGACGGGTAACAAGAAGCTCTCCAAGCGCGACCCTCAGGCGGATCTTTTCCTCCACCGGGATCGCGGATTCATCCACGAGGGTCTCCTGAACTATCTGGCGCTGCTCGGCTGGTCCATCGGTCACGACCGCGATGTCTTCACGCTCGAGGAGTTCACCGAGGCGTTCGACATCGTGGACGTCAACCCGAACCCGGCTCGGTTCGACCAGAAGAAGGCCGAGTCGATCAACGGCGACCACATCCGCAAGCTCGACGAGAAGGACTTCGCCGAGAGGACGATCCCGTACCTCGCGGCCGCCGGCCTCTTCGACGAGCCGACTCACGAAGAGCTCGTGCTCGCCTTCCGGGTCGCCCCGCTCGTGCAGGAGCGCGTGCAGTTGCTCGGCGACGTGCCCGGCATGGTCGGCTTCCTCTTCTCCGACGACGTCTCGTATGACGCCGACGCGCTCAAGGGGCTCCCTGCGAACGCCGGCGAGGTGCTCGACGCGTGCGTGGTGGCTCTCGAGCCGGTGACCGGCTTCACGCCCGAGAAGATTCAGGAGGCTCTCGCAGCGGCGCTCGTCGAGAGCCTCGAGCTCAAGCCGCGTGTCGCCTACGGTCCTCCGCGTGTCGCGATCACGGGACGCCGCATCTCGCCGCCGCTGTTCGAATCCATGGAGCTCCTGGGCAAGGACGAGTCGCTGCGACGGCTCCGGTTGCTGTCGGAGTTCCTGGCCGGCTGAGACGGCCTGGTCGACGAGGGAGAGTCGCCGATGAGTGCTCTCCCTCGTCATCCCCGCCCGCGACGCGCCCGGACGAACGGCGGCGTTTTGGCATTAGGGCCGCGGCTCGGGTAAGCTTGACTCTCGGTGCGAGACTCCGGTTTCGCCCTTGGGGTATGGTGTAATTGGCAACACGGCGGTTTCTGGTTCCGTTGTTCTTGGTTCGAGTCCAGGTACCCCAGCAAGACAAAAACCCCCGCTCAGGCGGGGGTTTTGTCGTTACTGGATGCGTGCCTACTCGCACTCTCCGATGAACCCGAGGTAGCACACCGCTTCGTGCGTGACGGCCGGCTCGTAGTCGTCGTTCGACACCTGACGTGTATCGATCTCAGGCGTCCGGTGAAGGCTGCCATAGCTGCCGAGCGTGGCCACGAAGTAGCCGTCGCCGTCCTGCGCCTTCATCTCGTCTATCGCCGCGCTGTACTCGGCGCACAGGCGGGTCGCGCTCTCGGTGAGCTCGACATCGACGCAGGCTGCCGTGTAGGTCGCGACCATGAGGTTCGTGCAGTCCGTCCAGTCCTGGTTCACGCTGCAGGGGTTCACGTCGTCCATCGTGACGTCGTAGCGCCCGGTCTCGTACTCCTCGCTGCGGAAGGTCTCCGGCTGCTCGGGTACATCGGTCTTGGTCCAGTGTCGCGCCGTGGCGAAGGCGAAGATCACGACGATCGCGGCGATGAGAAGGAGCGCGCCCACGATCGAGAGCGCCACCCAGAGACCGACACGCCTCTTCTGACCCGGAGGGCCGTCGGGCGCGGCCGTGTATCCCGGGTACACCGGCGGGCCTGCTGGCGCCGGGGCCTGCGTGGCGTACACGGGCGCCGTGTCGTATGCGGGAGGAGGTGCGTCGTACGCCGGAGGAGGTGCGTCGTATGCGGGGCCGGTGGGCGGCGGGGGAGCGGTCGGCTGGGTCGACACCCAGTAGGCGTACCAGCTCTGAGCGGACGCGGTATCGTCGGCCACCTGTCGGGCTTCGAGGTCGGTGAGCTGCAACCCGAGTGGGGCGCGCAGATCTGCACGGGTCAGGGACGCACGGAACTCCTCGAATGACATCGCCATAGTCACGAGGATGGCAGACCATCGGGTGCCCGGACAATCGATCGGCGCGATGCCGCTGCCGACGGAGCATGCCGTCCGGAGGGAGATATCGCCTAGCAGAGCGCGCCCGTGTCGCGCCATGCCCTTCACTGCCGGCGCCGGGGCGGGCATCGTGATCGCAGATGCCCGACGCGGCATGACAGGGAGGATGCCAATGGCACTCACGAGAGTCGTCCCCGGCGAGACGCCGGGAATTCGACGCGTGCGATCGGGCTCCGGCTTCCGATACGTCGATGCCGGCAACACGCCCGTGGCCGAGGCCGATCGAGAGCGCATCCGGGACCTCGCGATACCTCCCGCGTGGAAAGACGTGTGGATCGCCGCCGACCCCCTCGCTCACATTCAGGCGGTCGGCACAGACGATGCGGGCAGACGTCAGTATCTCTACCATCCCCTCTGGCGCACCGGCAGAGATCAGCGCAAGTTCGCCCGGGCGCTCAAACTGGCCGAGGCGCTGCCCGCCGCCAGGGCGAAGGTCACCCGTGCCATCGGTGAACCGGGACTGACACGTGACCGCGCCCTCGCCGTCTCCTTCCGGCTGCTGGACGACGCTGCACTGCGCATCGGCTCGGAGCGTTACCTGGTGAAACACGGCAGTCGCGGCCTGAGCACGCTTCGGCGACGGGACGTGCGGATCGACGGGAGTACGGTCGCGCTCAGCTTCCCTGCGAAGAGCAAGCAGCTCGCCTCGATCGAGATCACCGATGCGCCGCTCGCCGAGGCGCTGTCGGAGTTCGCCGTCGGTTCGCCGAAGGCTCCGCTGCTCGCCTATCGCAAGGGCCGTCGCCGGGTGCGACTCACCTCGAGCGAGGTCAACGACTATCTACGGCAGGTGGCGGGATCGTCGTTCACCGCGAAGGACTTCCGCACGCTGCACGGTACGATCCTCGCGGCGGACGCGCTGGCGCGGATCGGCCGACTCGAGACGAAGACCGATCGACGGCGCGCCGAGCGCCTCGCTGTGCAGGCCACGG
This genomic interval carries:
- a CDS encoding acyl-CoA dehydrogenase family protein; amino-acid sequence: MTITDAVTTGLSDRWRGTPRPQTSLEWIDRAEEVADILAVDAVERDRANATPRAEVQLLKDSGLVTLLGPRAHGGAGESWDTAYKVIRAVARGDGSIGQVLGYHYLWAWAARLVGTEEQIAAVEELYTANDFVFGGAVNPRDSDLVIREDGDDLVFSGRKSFSTGGQISDLTVLEGVLEGTETHIFAIVPTAQEGIVFGDDWDNLGQRLTESGSVEIRDVRVPWAAAAGFVDRVFRPLTYNTLNVPTIQLVFANFYLGIAQGALETASAYTRSVTRPWPYGGDDKQHATDEWYLLEGYGELASKLWADEALLDAVGAEISAVLHAPREELTARRRGEIAVRIAAGKLRIVDDGLEVATKIYELTGARASANSVGLDIFWRNLRTHSLHDPIAYKKREVGDYVLRNEVPEPTWYT
- the gltX gene encoding glutamate--tRNA ligase, yielding MATPHPLTTTASGSDVRVRFCPSPTGLPHVGMVRTALFNWAYARHNGGKMVFRIEDTDAARDSEESFRQLVDALTWLKIDWDEGVEVGGPHAPYRQSERHDIYRGVIDKLLASGALYESFSTAEEIDARNEAAGRAKQLGYDNHDRDLTTEQKDAFRAEGRQPALRLRVPDEDLTYVDLIRGEVTFPAGSFPDFVVVRPNGIPLYTFVNPVDDALMGITHVLRGEDLMPSTARQLALYAALIDAGVTTFVPRFAHMPLVLGETGNKKLSKRDPQADLFLHRDRGFIHEGLLNYLALLGWSIGHDRDVFTLEEFTEAFDIVDVNPNPARFDQKKAESINGDHIRKLDEKDFAERTIPYLAAAGLFDEPTHEELVLAFRVAPLVQERVQLLGDVPGMVGFLFSDDVSYDADALKGLPANAGEVLDACVVALEPVTGFTPEKIQEALAAALVESLELKPRVAYGPPRVAITGRRISPPLFESMELLGKDESLRRLRLLSEFLAG
- a CDS encoding DNA topoisomerase IB, giving the protein MALTRVVPGETPGIRRVRSGSGFRYVDAGNTPVAEADRERIRDLAIPPAWKDVWIAADPLAHIQAVGTDDAGRRQYLYHPLWRTGRDQRKFARALKLAEALPAARAKVTRAIGEPGLTRDRALAVSFRLLDDAALRIGSERYLVKHGSRGLSTLRRRDVRIDGSTVALSFPAKSKQLASIEITDAPLAEALSEFAVGSPKAPLLAYRKGRRRVRLTSSEVNDYLRQVAGSSFTAKDFRTLHGTILAADALARIGRLETKTDRRRAERLAVQATASALGNTLAVARGSYIDPRVFRLYARGRTLDLSVSPETAIRKLLGR